The nucleotide sequence GTTGGTCTTGTTCTCATTACGATCCTGAATCAATTCTTTGGCAAAACCTTTCACGTGTTTGCGCAAACCTTTAAGCTGTTCCATCTTGCTCATCATGTGCTGGTTCTCTTGCAATGCAAACAGGACATAACTGCGGTTGAGTGTTAATAATTCAAAGAACGTATAGAAAAAGGTGAGCATTTTCTCACGGTTGGAAAAGCTGTGGTAATCCTCGCTTTTATGAGCCACATCCATGGTCATGGTAAAGAAGGTATTCCAGATCTCTTTGCGTAAACCTTCAAAACTTCCAAAAAAACCGTAGAAATCGGCTTCAGTCATGTTGTTATCCTTAGCAAATTTGAACACACTTTTAGGAGTCTTCTCATGCTCAAGCACGTATTCCATATAAGCGGTAATCACATCTTGACGATTGATTTCCTTTTTTTGGGTCGTCTTTTTTGTAGTCGTTTTCTTCACAGTCGCCATAATATCAATTCTTTAGGTAAAGATACAGTCTGTTTAATGTTTCTGCATATTTTATTAAACAAAACTGTGTTAAGATTAAGTCGTTAAAAGTGCATATAAATTGCAGTGCACTGTATCATTTTTAAAACGGTTCTACAAAAAAACCGCCTTTCAAATAAGAAAGGCGGTTTTTACTAAATGTGTTTTTACCAATTACGGCTTGTTGCTTGCTACTGGATCTTTATCGATCCACGTGTTTACAGATGCAATCTGGTTGTTTTGGTAATCAACCTCAGTCAATTCATCACCGTTCCAGATAAACCATTTTCCAGTTTTCTTACCGTTATCGAATTCTGCCTGCGCTGTCTTCTGGCCTTCTTTGTTGTAGCTTATCCACTCACCGTGTCGTTTGTTGTTCAGGAAAAAGCCTTGTTGGGCTATGGTTCCATCTTCGTGGAAATAAGTTGCCGCAATCTTGCCATCTTTTAACTGGTCAAATTTGGGCTTAACTTCTTGTGCAAATGTGATCATGCTTAACATCATCACAGATAGGATCAATAAATTCTTCATAGTTATGCCGTTTAATTCATTCAAATTTAAACATAAATATACATTAAATACATCATTAGATAACATTAAATTTACATTACGTATACAAACCGCTGACAATCAACAGTTAAACATAAATATTAAACACCGTTAAATAGGGTTTTGAACTATTTTGGTAGCTATTCTCTGTATGTTTAAGCTATAAAATGGGTAGAATCGGCTTATTTTTGCAGGCTTATTACAAGAATTAATTATGTACAGATCACACGATTGTGGCAGCTTGCGCTCCAGCGATATCAATAAGGAAGTTACACTTGCCGGTTGGGTTCAAAAGAGCCGCGATAAAGGATTCATGGTTTGGGTAGATTTAAGAGATCGATACGGCATCACGCAATTGATCTTTGATGAAGAACGTTCCGACAAAGCTGTACTCGAACAAGCTCAAAAACTAGGACGCGAGTTTGTGATCCAGGTCAAAGGAACCGTTATTGAACGTGAATCTAAAAACGACAAAATGCCTACTGGCGATGTCGAGATTCTTGTAAACGAACTCAAAGTATTGAGCGAGTCAAAAACGCCGCCTTTTACCATAGAGGATAAAACCGATGGTGGTGAGGAACTGCGTATGAAATACCGTTATCTGGATATACGTCGCAATCCTGTGCGTGAGAATCTGATCTTCCGTTCCAAGGTTGCCATGGAGGTGCGCAATTTCCTTGCAGGTAAAGATTTTGTTGAGGTGGAAACACCAGTGCTGATCAAATCCACTCCAGAAGGTGCCCGTGATTTTGTGGTGCCATCCAGAATGAATGAAGGCCAATTTTATGCCCTACCACAATCGCCACAAACCTTTAAGCAACTGCTTATGGTAGGTGGATTGGACAAATATTTCCAGATCGTGAAATGCTTTAGGGATGAGGATTTGCGAGCAGATCGCCAGCCAGAGTTTACGCAAATTGACTGCGAGATGTCCTTTGTAGAGCAGGAAGATGTGCTCAATATTTTTGAAGAGATGACACGCCACTTGCTTAAAAAAGTGAAAAATGTGGATGTGACAGAATTTCCTCGCATGACCTACCAGCAGGCGATGGAGAAGTACGGTAACGATAAACCAGACATTCGTTTTGGGATGGAGTTTGGAGATATTTCCGCTTTCGCGAAAGCGAGAGACTTCAAAATCTTCAATGAAGCCGAATTAGTTGTCGCCATCGCAGTTCCTAGCGGTGCATCCATGACTAGAAAGGAAATCGACGGATTGATCGACTGGGTAAAGCGCCCACAGGTAGGCGCTATGGGAATGGTCTATGCCAAATACAACGAAGACGGTACTTTCAAGTCCAGTGTTGACAAGTTTTACAATCAGGAAGATCTTGCTCAATGGGCTGAAGCCACTGGCGCACAACCAGGCGATTTGATATGTGTACTTTCTGGACCAGCTAACAAAACTAGAGCGCAATTGAGTGCCCTAAGAATGGAAATGGCAGAGCGTCTAGGCCTAAGAAAAGCCGATGAATTTGCTCCATTATGGGTAGTGGATTTCCCATTGCTGGAATGGGATGAAGAAACCAACCGCTACCACGCGATGCACCATCCATTTACATCGCCCAAACCAGAAGATATCGAGAAACTATCAACAGATCCTGGAAATGTGAGAGCAAATGCCTACGACCTTGTCCTTAACGGTAACGAGATAGGTGGCGGATCTGTAAGGATATTTGATAAAAAACTGCAGTCTTTGATGTTTGATCATCTAGGATTCACACCAGAAGAAGCTCGAGCGCAATTTGGCTTTTTGATGGATGCTTTTGAATATGGAGCGCCACCGCACGCAGGACTGGCTTTTGGCTTTGACCGATTGGTGTCCATTTTAGGTGGTCAGGAAACCATACGTGATTTTATCGCGTTCCCTAAAAACAATAATGGCCGTGATGTCATGATTGACGCACCATCAAAAATTGACGATGAGCAGTTGAAGGAACTTAACTTGAAAGTGACCGTCTAAATAAATCCAGAGCCTAACTTGAACGCCACAAAATTTATTGGGATTCTTCTTCTATGCACGCTAGGTGTGATAGGATTGGGTTTTTATTTTGTGAATAATGGCGATCCTGTATTAGGGAACAAACTTGTCGGCTTTTCTACCTTGTTTATGTTTCTCATATTGATGCCTGCGTTTATTGTAGTGCGATACAAGAACAAGGATTTGTCAAAATTCAACTTCAATAACAAGAGTAAAGAAGAGCAGGAAGAGGAAGAAGATGAGGATTGGGATGATAAAAGCAGGTGGAACTAGTTCAACCGTCTTCTAGCTTTAAAAAAATCATCCAGAATTTGCGAACATTCACTGGCTAAAATCCCATGGCTAACTTGTGTTTTTGGGTGCAACTGCGTTCCCATTTTGCGATACCCGCGATGGTCATCACTGGCACCAAAGACGATTCTTGAAATTTGAGACCAGTACAAGGCGCCCGCACACATCTGGCAAGGCTCCAGCGTTACATACAGCGTGCAATCTTTTAAGTATTTACCACCTAGAAAACTGGATCCAGCGGTGATGGCTTGCATTTCGGCATGAGCCGTGACGTCTGTTAGGGTTTCTGTGAGGTTGTGACCTTTGGCGATGATGCGGTTATCGGTGACGATTACGGCACCCACAGGAATTTCTCCGCGATCCAGTGCAGCTTCTGCCTCTTGCAGGGCTTTCTTCATGAAAACGGCGTCGTCAAAAGGTTCTAGCATGATATAAATGTACGTGTAATTACAACTTCCAACGGATTCTGAAATAAGAAATTCAAATTTCAGATAGGAGTTCGCATTCAGTTTCAATAAGAATTACCTTTGAATCATGGCACAAAACCTACTTTCACAGATTGATTCACCGGTTGATTTAAGACGCTTTCGCGAAAGCGAACTCCTCATTCTAGCTCAAGAATTGAGAGCGTTTATCATCGCCGCTGTGGCTGCAAAGGAAGGTCATCTGGGCGCTAGTTTGGGCGTTGTCGAGCTTACCATTGCATTACATTATGTGTTTGATACACCGCAAGATCTACTGGTTTGGGATGTAGGCCATCAGGCTTATGGGCATAAAATATTGACGGGTCGCCGCGATGTGTTTCACACCAATCGTGAACTAGGTGGCATTTCTGGATTCCCAAAGCGATCGGAAAGTGAGTACGATACCTTTGGTGTAGGTCACAGTTCTACAGCAATAAGCGCTGCGCTAGGTATGGCGATGGCGAGCCAGTTAAAAGCCGAATCCCACAAGCATATTGCCGTGGTGGGCGATGCGAGTATTGCCAGCGGTATGGCCTTTGAGGCACTCAACCATGCTGGCGTGAGCGGTGCCGATTTGCTCGTGATTCTTAATGACAATGCGATAGGGATTGATCCGGCGGTTGGTGCGCTCAAAGATTACTTGACTAAAACAAAAAGCGGTAAGGAAACAGGTCGCGATAACATTTTTGAATCCCTCAATTTTGATTATTCAGGACCTATCGATGGTCATGATCTTCCAGCCTTAGTTAAGGAATTAGAAAGGCAAAAAACTCTCGATGGACCGCGACTGTTGCATGTGCGAACCACAAAAGGCAAAGGCCTCAAACAAGCCGAACTTGATCAAGTGCGGTACCATGCGCCTGGAAAGTTTGATAAAATTACCGGTGATATTCCTACCAAAGATGACAGTAAGTTACCGCCTAAGTTTCAGGATGTATTTGGGCATACGCTATTAGAACTGGCGCAACAAAATGAAAAGATCGTGGGAATCACACCGGCGATGCCGACGGGTAGCTCCATGAAAATCATGATGGATGCGTTACCAGATCGTGCTTTTGATGTGGGCATTGCAGAGCAACATGCGGTGACGCTCGCAGCCGGAATGGCAGCCCAAGGACTGATTCCTTTTTGTAATATTTATTCCACCTTTTTACAGCGCGCCTACGATCAGGTGATCCATGATGTCGCATTGCAAAAGTTACCAGTCGTGTTTTGTCTGGACCGCGCTGGATTAGTGGGTCAAGACGGTGCGACACATCACGGTGCCTTCGATTTGGCCTTTCTTAATTGTATTCCTGATTTGATTATCGCCGCACCCATGGACGCCATTGAATTGCGCGATATGATGTACACCGCACAATTGGGCTTGGACCTTCCTATTGCCATACGTTATCCGCGAGGTCGCGGGTCTATTTTAGATTGGAAAAAGTCTTTTTCAAAATTGGAAATAGGACAATCTAGATTACTGCAAAAAGGGAAACAGGTTGCAGTGATCAGTATAGGAACTATAGGCGTCATGGTTCAAGAATTGATCGGTTCAGAAAAGCTCGATATCACACATTTAGATTTGAGGTTCTTGAAGCCGTTGGATAAGAGTCAGCTGGATAGTCTTTTTGAAAATCATGATCATGTTATCACGATTGAGGATGGCACCATGGTAGGTGGAATGGGTAGTACTGTTGGAGATTACGCTTTCGCGAAAGCGTACAAAGGATCCATCCACAAACTAGGTTTACCAGATTCTTTTATAGAACAAGGTCCCACAAGCGACCTGCAACAAATAGCAGGAATCGATCGTGAGACCTTGTTGAGACTTATCAAAAGCCTTTAATTACTCCTTGACGAATTTGACGGTCTGGTCAATGCCGTTGCCGCGCACCTTCAATAGATACAATCCAGTGCTTAATCCAGAAACGTCAATGCGTTGACGGCTGGAAGACAAGGATTTCTTTTGCTGATACACTTGCTGACCATTAAGATTGAAAATGGTAATATCTGCGTTGTTGTAGTTCAGCTTAGTAGAAATAAATATCTCTGAGGTAGCTTGAGTTGGAAACACTTTTAATTGATTTTCATCTATAGTCGCCGTTATGCTGGCAGTATCTGCAGTGAACTTACCGGTGAACAAACCTCTTCCATGAGTGGTCGCTAGAACGGTATTGTCTGCAGTTCTTAAGTCTAAGTCGTAAACAGGAACATTAGTCATACCATTCATGGATGGTGTCCAGGTAGGACTTGCACTATCAAAATCAGTGGTGGAAAAAATACCTTGCTGAGTACCTATGATCACCTCATTAGGCACTAATGGGTTTCTCAAAATAGCTTTCACGGGTATATCAGGAAGGTTACCATCCTTTTGTGCCCAAGTTAGCCCGCCATCGTTGGTGAACCACACGTTATTAACACCGTAGTTATGGAAGGTAACATAGATTTCCAATTCTGTCTCTCCAAACTCAATATCAGACACACTACCTAGAAAATCTGGACCTGTCAAGTTGGTCACCGTTCTTGCTGTGGAGGAATTTGCATTTGTAATTTTGAAAAATCTTGAATCTTGAGATCCAACAAATAATGTCGGGCTGCCGGTAGAAAAAGGTGATGCGGTCATCGCAGTAGGTCTTCCTTGAGAAATTGCTCCAGCTACTATTTCAGTACATTCAGCAGAACTGTCTCCTAATTGACATGCAGTGATTGAGTTAGCACCACTTGATGTTCTGGAATTAGCAAAAAGAATATCAAAACGGCTATCAAGTTCTGCTACGTTGATAAAATCACCGTCGTTCTCGTCAGATATAAAGTAGCTAGAGCTCGATTGAGTTATTGGATATTCAAAATAGGCATGAGTTCTACTAGTATATCCTAGGATGGCATAACCGCCTTCATCATCTATTGCGCTGTAAGAACCATCACCTCCTAGAGGATCAAAAGATTGAGAAATTAATGGTCCTACGACTGACCTGTCTATCACAGGAGAACCATTATCCTGCGTTCCTCCTAAAAAATCATCTCCATCCTCAAAATCAACTTGGTTGATGTCACCATAGTAAAATTGTGTTACGTTATATCCAAAATTTCTGTTTTGAATATCATTTTCTGATAATACGCTCTTATTTAAATTTAAAGCCAAAGAAACACCACCATCAGAGCCTATTAAAGCTCTATTGACATTATTGGGTTGAAATGAGATTGCATGAATGTCTGCATGAACGAAAGGTACATTTAATTGGTTCATGTTAGGATTTTGAGACCATTTTGACATTTGTTGCCAGGTGTCGCCGCCATTTCTCGTACGATGAATGTTTATACCACCTACATAAACTTCGTCATCATTAGTTGGATTAACTTCAATAACTAAATCATAAAATGCCTGTCCTCTAGTAAAATCTGACGCTGGAATCCCATTATCTGCATCATCAGGTTCATTAAGATTGGAAAAAGTTGAGAATCCATTTTCTGTGACGAATATATCTGCTTGACCAGTTACATTAGCCAAAGCATAGATTTTGTCAGAATCCGTTGCAGAGGTTGCAATTTCTACGCGACTAGCTCCTGCAATATTTTGAGCTAAACTCCATGTTGTTCCATTTACACTTCTGTAAATCCTACCACCACCAGTGTTGATCCCTGGACTATTAATGGAACCCATATATAAAGTTCCATCCGCTGAAAGCTCAAAATCGTTAGGTATAACTGGGAATCTCCCATCTTCTGTAAATATCTTTAAAATAGCGCTTTCGTTTCTAGCCCAATTTTGACCGTTATCTATACTGCGATAAATACCTGCATTGCGTAAGCCTAAAAAATTTACCGGGTTTTGAGTGCTGAAATTGGGGCTAGAATATAGACTTGCTCCAACAGCGACATATACTTCAGTTGTGCCACTAACATCTCTTGCAATAATATCATTTATATGAAAAATTCCAGCTTTAAATAAAGATTCATCATTACTCGTACTTTCATCACCCGCGACTTCAATTTCTACATTTTCCCAGTTGACTCCACCATCTATACTTCTATAGAGTCCACTACCTATTGCAGCGCCATCTGTATATTGCTCTCCAGTACCTATATATATTGTCTGGGAATCGTTAGGATCTATTGCATATGCACTTACACTCAAATTCGCAGCCAATCCAGAGACAATACTCCATTGACTTGTCAAGCTATTGATATTGTTATTTACCCATAGACCACCACCTACGCCACCAGCAAATACTCTATTATAGTCCACACCATCACCATTATTGTCACCGACGTCGTTTGGATCAAAAAACACTACTCTTGTACGACCACCAACATTTAGAGGGCCACGCTCTATCCACGGTGATGTAACTGAGCCAGGACTTGCTTTTTGTTGAATTAAATTAACGTCATAAGGTTCAACTTTAAAAGGTGTAGGATACCCAAGATCTGGATTCATGGTGAGCTCCCAAAGTCTTTCATTGTAAGCGTTAGGAGGAAGGCCTAATTTCTTTCTCTCGGTTTTAGTGAGGTTTTTTGTTTCATTGAATGGCGATTCTGCAAGAAAATTTCTGTGTTTATCACGTTTTTGTTTCATCACATCGATTTCTCCGTCATTAGAGGAAAAATCGATAAGTAAGAAAGTAACAAAAGCTACTAACGCAACAGAAACGAACGCGAGAATAATTTTTTTCATTTGTAAATTTTATTATTTAAAGGTACGGGAATGGTATGGTCTCAGTTTTATGATAATCTTAAATTTTCCCGTTGATGATGTGAAATAATCGGGAAGATTTGGTATCAGTGAGTGATGCCACATAACAGCAAGCCGCTAGTAATCTGTCGTATAGACCTTCTGAAACTAATGCGGATGCGGGTAAAATTTCCAAAATCAATCGATCGTAACTGGAGACTTGACCATTCAAATGATTGACACTCGCTGTGATTACGGCGTCAAGGATAGACGTCAATATCTTGTATCCCGCAATTTCCTTCTCCACTACATCTGGATGGCGGTACAGTTGCTCTCTAGTAATGGAAAGTATATCCTCAATTTGTGGCTTGAACCTGGACAAATCTGTAAGAGATGTAGTGAGACTGCCATCCAATAGAGCATTTTGCCTGTCCATAAATACATTGACGCAATCCGTAATTAGGCTACCAATGGCTAGAGATCTTAAATATGCGATGCGATCTGCCGTGGTGGTCAGAGCCGTGTAGGTGTCCGTTTTTATGTTGTCTCGTACGAGATTGATGAGCAGTTCCAGCGCATGATCTTCGGCAATGTGGCCTAAGTTGATGGCATCTTCAAAATCAATAATAGTGTAGCAAATATCATCTGCAGCCTCAACCAGGTAGGTCAATGGATGGCGATGAAATGGCTGATTCTCATCTGTGGAATTAAGTCCTAGTTCTAGAGCGACATCGTTGAAATGTTCCACATCTGCCTGGAAAATTCCATATTTCTTTTGAGATATGTGTGTGGTGGGCTTCTTTGGCAAAGACTCTTTCGGGTATTTCACAAAGGCTCCTAAGGTCGCATAAGAAAGTCTAAGACCACCTGGCGATCCAGCTACCGTTTTGTTAAGCAGGTGATATCCATTGGCATTTCCTTCAAAATCAAGCAGGTCTTGTTGTTGCTTTCGCGAAAGCGAACTCATCAAAGCATTTCCCTTCTCACTGGCAAAATAACTGCCTATAGCCTTTTCACCACTGTGACCGAAGGGTGGATTTCCTATATCGTGAGCCAGCGCTGCTGCTGCCACAATGGCGCCAAAATCCTGATGCTGGTACCCGTTTTCCTGTAATTCTGGATGCTTTTCCAGCAGGTGCTTTCCAGCCATACGACCCAAGGATCGCCCTACTACCGAAACCTCTAGGCTATGCGTCAACCTTGTATGCACAAAACCCGTCTGGCTTAAAGGAATTACCTGCGTTTTATCCTGCAGACTGCGGAACTGTGAGGAAAAAATAATACGGTCATAATCCACCTCAAAACCCAGTCGCAAATCGTCCTGATCCTTTCTGTCCCTGGGCGTGGTGTCGCCATGTTTTTTAAGAGAAAGGAGCTGTAGCCAGTTCATATTATTTTTTGTTGCAATATAAGTACCATAAGGTAAATGAAGGGCATAACATGGCTTAACCGTTTCTTAACAATCCCGATCATAAAGCTAATACTGTAATAACCTATCCAAGTGCATTAAGATTGTTTTTTTGTAACCTCAAAACGAAGCGTAATGAACAGATTGATTTTCATTTTATCTTTTTTTATAACTGTGGTGGCTTCTGCCCAAACAGGTAAGGTAAATGGGTTGCTTACAGACAAAGATTCTCAAACTGCAGATGAACCAGTGTCGTTTGCGTCTGTGGTATTAAAGGGCACTAACTATGGCGCTCAATCAGATATTGATGGTAAGTATACCATCACAGCTCCTGCAGGAACTTACACTCTTGTAGTTTCCTTTGTAGGTATGAAGACAGTGGAGATCCCAGATGTGGTCGTGAGAAACGGATTTACCACAACCGTTGATGTAGCGATGAGTGCAGAGGCTGCATCTCTAGATGCGGTATCCATAACAGTGACGAAATCCCGCGAGAGCGCAGAGGCTTTGCTACAAGAGCAAAAGAAATCAGTAACGATCGTACAGTCTATTGGTGCAGAAGAGCTTTCTCAAAAAGGGGTAAGTGATGCCTCTGGAGCAGTTGCAAAAATATCTGGAGTATCAAAACAGGAAAGCAGCAGCAATGTTTATGTTCGAGGCTTAGGTGACCGCTACCAAAACTCCTCCTTAAATGGTTTATCACTTCCATCAACTGATGTGAATAAGAAAAACATTGATCTTGATATTTTCTCTTCTGATGTTATTGAGAGTATTGATGTGAGTAAGGCATATGACGTCCGTTTCTTTGGAGATTTTTCTGCAGGAAATGTGAATGTAAGATCTAAAAAACATACGGGTAATAGTTTCATCAACATTTCACTGGGAAGTGGTGCAAATACTAATGCCATAGGAGAGGATTTTCTAAGAATGGATGGCGCGAGTTTCTTTGGTTACTACAATAAATATGACAATGATCCATTTGCTGTTTTATTATCCCATGGTCTTGATCCAGTAGATGGATATGCTCCAGTGAACATTGACGCGAGTATTGATGGTGGTCATACCATTAAGTTTAATAACGATATGAGATTGAGTATTTATGGATCTGCAAGTTTTTCTAATGGTTCTTATTTCCAGACTGGTGTAGCGCGCGATTATACAAACGTTCTAAAGGTGGACTTTCCTGCAGTCGAAGAATTTAGTTATACGGCAAGAACTACCGCACAGGCTAACATTGATTTTAGTATTGATAGCTATAATCGATTTAAGTTGGTGAATTTGTTTGTAAACAAATCAGCAAATGAGGTTTCTAATTATGGTATCAATGGTTTAGGTTTTAATCGTGATGCTAACGATAGTGAAGATGGATATTTTGTAAGAAACACACAGTTCAACCAAGACAGAGTTCACGTAACCCAATTATTAGGTGAGCATGAAGTGACAGATAGTTGGACAATCAATTGGGGAGCTGCGTACAACAAAGTTTTTTCTGACGAACCAGACAGACGTAGAAATACGCTTGAGGATTATCAGTTTGCCCTTGATAATGACCCTACAACAAATCCAAATTTATTCTCAAACATTGCCTTTGATAACCAGAGATTTACTCAGGCAGTTCAGGATGACGAATGGACTGGTTTTCTTAACGTAGAGAAAAAATTAAATGATAAAGTCAAGCTTAATCTGCGCTATAGCGGTAAGGTAAAGGAGAGAGATTTTACGTCTTATAGATATGGGTATGAGGTAGAACTTAATGGAAGCGACGTTCCAGTTCTTCACGTCAATAATCTTGATGCGATCTTCAACTTGAATAACCTAAATACAGATGGGAATGGCGTTTATAATACTGTAGTACTCAATCCTATTTCTAATGAAATTGGAAACACGAATGTTCCAGGACTGCCAGAAAATATCTATAACGGTGAGATGAGCTACCAAGGTGTTAGCGCAAATGCAGAAATCAACATAGGTAAATTATTAGTAATCCCAGGATTACGCTTTGAAACGTGGGATCAAAGCATTACTTACGACGTAGTGAATTTACCACCTAATGATCCAGGCTTGAGAAGTGTTTATGAAAACATCTTGTTACCTAGCTTGAACTTGAAATATGCCTTAACTGATGATATCAACTTGAGAGGATCATACAGTCAGACAGCCTCATTACCAGAGTTTAAAGAAGTGGCACCTTTTGTCTATGAAGATGTAACCGTTAGATATGGTGGTAACCCAGACTTACTTGGTGGTAGAGATGGTAGCGGCCCAACTTACTCAACCATTAACAATGTTGACTTAAAATTTGAATGGTTTTTCAATAAGTCAGAAGTGCTGTCTGTTGGAGGTTTTTACAAACAAATTAACGATCCTGTCAACAGAGTTGTTGCAGCAGATGCTACTGGGACACAGCGTTATTTCAGGACTGGTGATAGTGCAGATGTTGTAGGTGTTGAATTGGAAACTAGAATTGGAGTCATCAAAGATCAAGAGGATGACAATGTATTAGTTGCTGGCCTTAACATGGCTTACACGCATACCACTCAGGATCTTAAAAATATATCAGGAGATAACGTGACTTATACCACGTCCTTCGACCGTGATGAGATTGAACTGCAGGGCGCGTCTCCATTTATATTCAATGCAGACTTGACTTATACTCCAACCTTTAATACCTACAAACCTACTGCATCGCTAGTGGCATCCTATTTTAGTGATCGTATTTCTGCGATTGGTGCTGGTTCTTTGGGAGATATAGTAGAAAAATCAGTGACGACTCTTGATTTTGTATGGAGCAGTCCTTTATCTGAAAACTTAAGTCTGAAATTTAGCGCTAAAAACCTACTTAATCCTGACATCGAGTATGTTAGAGAAGAAACCAGTAGTGGTGATATCACCATAAGTAGCTTTAAAGTTGGTGTGAACTTAGGCATGAGTCTTAAATATAAATTCTAAAACAATCAAATAATCAATAAAAACTGAAGCAATGAAACTGAATAAACTTTTAATACTGTTTTTATCTGCTATTGCACTTACTAATTGTACGAGCGATGATACTGCAGATATCGTAATCAACATAAATAATGGCGGTACAGGTACGAGTGGTGCTGTGAATATTAGCGGTGTCTACACAGAGAATCTAACACTAGATGCAAACACAGAATATCTTATCAATGGTCCATTGTTGATGAGTAGAGGTACCACGCTTACTATTCCTGCAGGTACTACACTTAAAGCACAGCCAGTAGGTGTTAATGCGTATATCGCAATACAGCAAGGAGCAAGAATTGATGCTCGCGGTACTCAAAGCAATCCTATCGTATTGACTTCTGCAGCAGCAGATCCTCAATCTGGAGATTGGGGTGGCTTGATCATATTAGGAAATGCACCTATCAATTCGACTGCTGCTGGTTCTACAGACACTGCAACTTCTGAAGTTGGACAACTTTCTTATGGTGGTAATGAAGTAGCTGATAATTCTGGAACTATTTCTTACCTACGTATTGAATATGCAGGTGGAGCAATCGACGGAAATGCAGAATTGAACGGTCTTTCTTTATACGCAGTTGGAAATGGAACAAGTATCGATCACGTTCAGGTTTACCTAGGATCCGATGATGGTGTCGAATTCTTTGGTGGTACGGTAAATCTTGATTTTGTTTCAGTAGTTGGAGCAGAGGACGATTCTATTGACTGGACAGAAGGTTATAGAGGTAACTTGTCTAACGTTTATGTAGAGCAGCTAGCTAGTGCAGATGGAGACAGTGGATTTGAAATGGATGGTTTCAATACAGATTTCTCTCTAGAAGACACTTCTTTACTATCAAGACCAACCGTGAGCAACGTAAGTATTGTTGGTAACAATGACAACAGTAGAGCATTTAGAGTTCGTGCAGGATCTGGCGGAATCTTCACAAATGTCGTAATATCAAACACAGGTAGAGGTGTTGTAGTAGAAGATGACGAGTCTGCCTTCAGAACAAGCGATAACATACCAGACGACTTATTGTTTACTGATGTAGCCTTTACAAACGTGACTACAGAGTATTCTTATGGATTTGAAACTGGAGTAG is from Nonlabens sp. YIK11 and encodes:
- a CDS encoding toxin-antitoxin system YwqK family antitoxin, producing the protein MKNLLILSVMMLSMITFAQEVKPKFDQLKDGKIAATYFHEDGTIAQQGFFLNNKRHGEWISYNKEGQKTAQAEFDNGKKTGKWFIWNGDELTEVDYQNNQIASVNTWIDKDPVASNKP
- a CDS encoding TetR family transcriptional regulator C-terminal domain-containing protein, with product MATVKKTTTKKTTQKKEINRQDVITAYMEYVLEHEKTPKSVFKFAKDNNMTEADFYGFFGSFEGLRKEIWNTFFTMTMDVAHKSEDYHSFSNREKMLTFFYTFFELLTLNRSYVLFALQENQHMMSKMEQLKGLRKHVKGFAKELIQDRNENKTNILLERSETIYSEGAWVQMLFLLKFWMDDDSAGFEKTDMAIEKSVNTIFDVFDNTPLDAVFDFGKFLWKERMA
- a CDS encoding nucleoside deaminase, giving the protein MLEPFDDAVFMKKALQEAEAALDRGEIPVGAVIVTDNRIIAKGHNLTETLTDVTAHAEMQAITAGSSFLGGKYLKDCTLYVTLEPCQMCAGALYWSQISRIVFGASDDHRGYRKMGTQLHPKTQVSHGILASECSQILDDFFKARRRLN
- a CDS encoding 1-deoxy-D-xylulose-5-phosphate synthase codes for the protein MAQNLLSQIDSPVDLRRFRESELLILAQELRAFIIAAVAAKEGHLGASLGVVELTIALHYVFDTPQDLLVWDVGHQAYGHKILTGRRDVFHTNRELGGISGFPKRSESEYDTFGVGHSSTAISAALGMAMASQLKAESHKHIAVVGDASIASGMAFEALNHAGVSGADLLVILNDNAIGIDPAVGALKDYLTKTKSGKETGRDNIFESLNFDYSGPIDGHDLPALVKELERQKTLDGPRLLHVRTTKGKGLKQAELDQVRYHAPGKFDKITGDIPTKDDSKLPPKFQDVFGHTLLELAQQNEKIVGITPAMPTGSSMKIMMDALPDRAFDVGIAEQHAVTLAAGMAAQGLIPFCNIYSTFLQRAYDQVIHDVALQKLPVVFCLDRAGLVGQDGATHHGAFDLAFLNCIPDLIIAAPMDAIELRDMMYTAQLGLDLPIAIRYPRGRGSILDWKKSFSKLEIGQSRLLQKGKQVAVISIGTIGVMVQELIGSEKLDITHLDLRFLKPLDKSQLDSLFENHDHVITIEDGTMVGGMGSTVGDYAFAKAYKGSIHKLGLPDSFIEQGPTSDLQQIAGIDRETLLRLIKSL
- the aspS gene encoding aspartate--tRNA ligase — protein: MYRSHDCGSLRSSDINKEVTLAGWVQKSRDKGFMVWVDLRDRYGITQLIFDEERSDKAVLEQAQKLGREFVIQVKGTVIERESKNDKMPTGDVEILVNELKVLSESKTPPFTIEDKTDGGEELRMKYRYLDIRRNPVRENLIFRSKVAMEVRNFLAGKDFVEVETPVLIKSTPEGARDFVVPSRMNEGQFYALPQSPQTFKQLLMVGGLDKYFQIVKCFRDEDLRADRQPEFTQIDCEMSFVEQEDVLNIFEEMTRHLLKKVKNVDVTEFPRMTYQQAMEKYGNDKPDIRFGMEFGDISAFAKARDFKIFNEAELVVAIAVPSGASMTRKEIDGLIDWVKRPQVGAMGMVYAKYNEDGTFKSSVDKFYNQEDLAQWAEATGAQPGDLICVLSGPANKTRAQLSALRMEMAERLGLRKADEFAPLWVVDFPLLEWDEETNRYHAMHHPFTSPKPEDIEKLSTDPGNVRANAYDLVLNGNEIGGGSVRIFDKKLQSLMFDHLGFTPEEARAQFGFLMDAFEYGAPPHAGLAFGFDRLVSILGGQETIRDFIAFPKNNNGRDVMIDAPSKIDDEQLKELNLKVTV